A genomic region of Rhodanobacter sp. contains the following coding sequences:
- a CDS encoding GNAT family N-acetyltransferase → MALAIRDVSEHDLDAVLALNNAAGRSIIALDAAQLRYFFERADYFRVAEIDGHIAGFLIALCEGSDYQSPNYHWFAERYAQFAYIDRIVIANAYRRHGLGRIFYCDVTSYAEVRVPLLACEVFLEPRDDVVVLFHGTYGFQEVGQQRMGPKGRQVSLLAKELPSYAYVRETWLARGGLPDVPWLAERPRAASAPNPRRLAGERAQ, encoded by the coding sequence ATGGCCCTTGCCATCCGCGACGTCAGCGAGCACGACCTGGATGCCGTGCTGGCCCTCAACAACGCCGCCGGTCGATCCATCATCGCCCTCGATGCCGCGCAGCTGCGCTATTTCTTCGAGCGCGCCGACTACTTCCGCGTGGCCGAGATCGACGGCCATATCGCCGGTTTCCTGATCGCCCTGTGCGAAGGCAGCGACTACCAGAGCCCGAACTACCACTGGTTCGCCGAGCGCTACGCCCAGTTCGCGTACATCGACCGCATCGTGATCGCCAACGCCTACCGCCGCCACGGCCTCGGCCGCATCTTCTACTGCGACGTCACCAGCTATGCCGAAGTCCGCGTGCCGCTGCTCGCCTGCGAGGTGTTCCTGGAGCCGCGCGACGACGTGGTGGTGCTGTTCCACGGCACCTACGGCTTCCAGGAAGTCGGGCAACAGCGCATGGGGCCGAAGGGCCGCCAGGTGAGCTTGCTGGCCAAGGAGCTGCCCAGCTACGCCTACGTGCGCGAAACCTGGCTGGCCCGCGGCGGCCTGCCCGACGTGCCCTGGCTGGCCGAACGCCCGCGCGCCGCCTCCGCGCCCAACCCGCGACGCCTCGCCGGGGAGCGCGCCCAATGA
- a CDS encoding ABC transporter permease: MSQVNAVMRRELRSFFVTPMAWVFLVIFLVLAGILTFYTGDFYERGQADLQPFFVMHPWLYLILVPAVTMRMWAEEAKGGTLELLLTLPLTLWQAMLGKFLAAWLFIGLALALTFPIWLTVNYLGSPDNGTIFAGYLGSWLMAGSFVAIGACLSALTRSQVVAFVLTAVVCVLLILVGQPQVMDFFSGALPRRLINALAYLSMLRHFEAIARGVLDLRDLAYFVLSTLGWLTAGVLLLELKRVR, encoded by the coding sequence ATGAGCCAGGTCAATGCGGTGATGCGGCGCGAGCTGCGCAGTTTCTTCGTGACGCCGATGGCCTGGGTGTTCCTGGTCATCTTCCTGGTGCTTGCGGGCATCCTCACGTTCTACACGGGCGACTTCTACGAGCGTGGGCAGGCCGACCTGCAGCCGTTCTTCGTGATGCATCCGTGGCTGTACCTGATCCTGGTGCCGGCGGTCACCATGCGCATGTGGGCGGAGGAGGCCAAGGGCGGCACGCTGGAATTGCTGCTGACCCTGCCGCTGACGCTGTGGCAGGCGATGCTGGGCAAGTTCCTCGCCGCCTGGCTGTTCATCGGGCTGGCGCTGGCGCTGACCTTTCCGATCTGGCTCACCGTGAACTACCTCGGTTCGCCGGACAATGGCACGATCTTCGCGGGTTACCTCGGCAGCTGGCTGATGGCCGGCAGTTTCGTGGCGATCGGCGCCTGCCTGTCCGCGCTCACGCGCAGCCAGGTGGTGGCCTTCGTGCTCACGGCGGTGGTCTGCGTGCTGCTGATTCTGGTCGGGCAGCCGCAGGTGATGGATTTCTTCTCCGGCGCGCTGCCGCGCAGGCTCATCAACGCGCTTGCCTACCTCAGCATGCTGCGGCACTTCGAGGCGATCGCGCGCGGCGTGCTGGATCTGCGCGATCTGGCGTACTTCGTGTTGAGTACGCTGGGCTGGCTCACCGCCGGCGTGCTCTTGCTCGAACTCAAGCGGGTGCGCTGA
- a CDS encoding SRPBCC family protein has protein sequence MMRDRVLEFLAACAIVVGVGVLAAVVMPGSGHIERSVVVGKDMRQVYDVLDNFRRLPDFSLLSMRDPDIKYTYSGKSYGPGAEVSWASGNPSVGNGSLTIDSATPDFNKVDGTDKAAQIVWDLDNNWKGYDKTFTFALERQGSRNQLTNITWSYDVKYGWNLVNRFANLYIHGDPDAFIQYGLSNLQNVLAAVPNVNYGDLIPYIRQTEPTPVLLVPASIQRKDGIEALSDTINKAVAQIQSTAKKLGVNVTGPRIVFTTNYGDTTYTFDVAMPIDSSSLNVNGQTQQLTAPTPPAASALPADASTAAAPAAPATLNPGDHDAFGRLVVDGDVRATLAFGGPALEAVWNGTAAGVPQTRDMLKAYSLTHGYKFDDMVNRSYDIEAKPDVKDAQGNITSYAEYDVYLPITNAPDQTPEQAAGIKQPTLDVAPAAAGSAPAPAASAPAPAASTSN, from the coding sequence ATGATGCGTGATCGTGTTCTTGAATTTTTGGCGGCGTGCGCCATCGTCGTCGGCGTCGGCGTGCTCGCCGCGGTAGTGATGCCCGGCAGCGGCCACATCGAGCGTTCGGTGGTGGTCGGCAAAGACATGCGCCAAGTCTATGATGTGCTTGACAACTTCCGTCGGCTGCCGGACTTCTCGCTGCTCAGCATGCGCGATCCGGACATCAAGTACACCTATTCCGGCAAGTCCTACGGCCCCGGCGCCGAGGTGAGCTGGGCCAGCGGCAACCCCTCCGTGGGCAACGGCTCGCTGACCATCGACAGCGCCACCCCGGATTTCAACAAGGTCGACGGCACCGACAAGGCTGCCCAGATCGTGTGGGACCTGGACAACAACTGGAAGGGCTACGACAAGACCTTCACCTTTGCGCTGGAGCGCCAGGGCAGCCGCAACCAGCTGACCAACATCACCTGGTCGTATGACGTGAAGTACGGCTGGAACCTGGTGAACCGCTTCGCCAACCTGTACATCCACGGCGATCCCGACGCGTTCATCCAGTACGGTCTGAGCAACCTGCAGAACGTGCTGGCCGCGGTGCCTAACGTCAACTACGGCGACCTGATTCCGTACATCCGCCAGACCGAGCCGACCCCGGTGCTGCTGGTGCCGGCCTCGATCCAGCGCAAGGACGGCATCGAAGCGTTGTCCGACACCATCAACAAGGCGGTGGCGCAGATCCAGTCCACCGCGAAGAAGCTGGGCGTGAACGTCACCGGTCCGCGCATCGTCTTCACCACCAACTACGGCGACACCACCTACACCTTCGACGTGGCGATGCCGATCGATTCGAGCAGCCTCAACGTCAACGGTCAGACCCAGCAGCTCACCGCGCCTACCCCGCCGGCTGCCAGCGCCTTGCCGGCCGACGCCAGCACGGCGGCTGCCCCGGCCGCGCCCGCCACGCTGAATCCGGGCGACCACGACGCGTTCGGCCGCCTGGTGGTCGACGGCGACGTGCGTGCCACCCTGGCGTTCGGCGGTCCGGCGCTGGAGGCCGTGTGGAACGGCACCGCCGCAGGCGTGCCGCAGACCCGCGACATGCTCAAGGCCTACTCGCTGACCCACGGCTACAAGTTCGACGACATGGTGAACCGCAGCTACGACATCGAGGCCAAGCCGGACGTGAAGGACGCGCAGGGCAACATCACCAGCTACGCCGAATACGACGTGTACCTGCCGATCACCAATGCGCCGGACCAGACCCCGGAGCAGGCGGCCGGCATCAAGCAGCCGACGCTGGATGTCGCGCCCGCCGCCGCCGGCAGCGCACCGGCACCTGCCGCAAGCGCGCCGGCACCCGCCGCAAGCACAAGCAACTGA
- a CDS encoding response regulator transcription factor — MISVCLVDDQNLVRQGVRSLLDLAQDIRVVAECADGAQAVQEIPRFKPDVVLLDLRMPNMSGLEVLQALSARNELPPTIILTTFDDDQLVLQGLKAGARGYLLKDVSLEQLVEAVRTVAAGGSLVAPMVTQRLLAGVGRMQNQFTSLEQPDPLTERETEILRLLSGGYSNKEIANSLKVAEGTVKNHVSNILSKLGVRDRTRAVLKALELGIV; from the coding sequence ATGATCTCCGTCTGTCTCGTCGACGACCAGAACCTGGTGCGCCAGGGTGTGCGCTCGCTGCTCGATCTCGCCCAGGACATCCGCGTGGTGGCCGAATGCGCCGATGGCGCGCAGGCGGTGCAGGAAATCCCGCGGTTCAAGCCCGACGTGGTGCTGCTGGATCTGCGCATGCCGAACATGAGCGGGCTCGAAGTGCTGCAGGCCTTGTCGGCGCGCAACGAGTTGCCGCCCACCATCATCCTCACCACCTTCGACGACGACCAGCTCGTGCTGCAGGGCCTCAAGGCGGGTGCGCGCGGCTACCTGCTGAAGGACGTCTCGCTGGAGCAACTGGTGGAAGCCGTGCGCACCGTGGCTGCCGGCGGTTCGCTGGTGGCGCCGATGGTCACCCAGCGCCTGCTGGCCGGCGTCGGTCGCATGCAGAACCAGTTCACCAGCCTGGAGCAGCCCGATCCGCTGACCGAGCGCGAGACCGAGATCCTGCGGCTGCTCTCCGGCGGCTACTCCAACAAGGAGATCGCCAACTCGCTGAAGGTGGCCGAGGGCACGGTGAAGAACCACGTGTCCAACATCCTTTCCAAGCTGGGCGTGCGCGACCGCACCCGCGCCGTGTTGAAGGCGCTGGAGCTCGGCATCGTCTGA
- a CDS encoding sensor histidine kinase, with protein sequence MHGMSQVNFSHVRLLRFAGLFTYLCVGTPLLTEWATDRLSLLHRPNFSLLLWSVCYLVFGALYWAVTYDLGSRRHLGLRLLGLMLMTLASLAIGWYSHSGLTAMFLAVMAMVLPWLLPFWLGVLCIVLQNACLVAVFTRFPEYPSLALAFLQTIIYLGICALAFIASMVASRQTDEREALRRLNSELRATRALLAESSRLAERMRIARELHDLIGHHLTALSLNLEVASHVCNEDAVAHVRKAQATAKHLLADVREAVSELRQDDAIDLTQALRSLTEGVPGLNVQVSMPPRFSVEDPRRAQVLLRCAQEIITNTAKHAGARNLWLTFAYAGPSLLGLHARDDGRGSAQPEAGNGLSGMRERLAEFGGSLTLETAPGEGFSLTVRLPLGEQQELAHAPSRVEPPALSVP encoded by the coding sequence ATGCACGGCATGTCCCAGGTCAATTTCAGCCACGTCCGGCTGCTGCGCTTCGCCGGATTGTTCACCTACCTCTGCGTGGGCACGCCGCTGCTCACGGAGTGGGCGACCGACCGGCTGAGCCTGCTGCATCGCCCGAATTTCTCGCTGCTGCTGTGGTCGGTGTGTTACCTGGTGTTCGGCGCGCTGTACTGGGCGGTGACCTACGACCTCGGCTCGCGGCGCCATCTCGGCCTGCGCCTGCTCGGCCTGATGCTGATGACGCTCGCGTCGCTGGCCATCGGCTGGTACAGCCACAGCGGCCTGACCGCGATGTTCCTGGCGGTGATGGCGATGGTGCTGCCGTGGCTGTTGCCGTTCTGGCTGGGCGTGTTGTGCATCGTGCTGCAGAACGCCTGCCTGGTGGCGGTATTCACCCGCTTTCCGGAATACCCCTCGCTGGCGCTGGCTTTCCTGCAGACCATCATCTACCTGGGCATCTGCGCGCTGGCCTTCATCGCGTCGATGGTGGCCAGCCGGCAGACCGACGAGCGCGAGGCGCTGCGCCGGCTCAACTCCGAGCTGCGCGCCACCCGCGCGCTGCTGGCCGAATCCAGCCGGCTGGCCGAGCGCATGCGCATCGCGCGCGAGCTGCACGACTTGATCGGCCATCACCTCACCGCGTTGAGCCTGAACCTGGAAGTCGCCAGCCACGTCTGCAACGAGGATGCCGTGGCGCACGTGCGCAAGGCGCAGGCCACCGCCAAGCACCTGCTGGCGGACGTGCGCGAAGCGGTGAGCGAGCTGCGCCAGGACGATGCGATCGACCTGACCCAGGCGTTGCGCAGCCTTACCGAGGGCGTGCCGGGGCTGAACGTGCAGGTATCGATGCCGCCGCGCTTCAGCGTGGAAGATCCGCGCCGTGCGCAGGTGCTGTTGCGCTGTGCCCAGGAAATCATCACCAATACCGCCAAGCATGCCGGCGCGCGCAACCTGTGGCTCACCTTCGCCTACGCCGGCCCCAGCCTGCTGGGCCTGCACGCGCGCGACGACGGTCGCGGCAGCGCGCAGCCGGAGGCGGGCAACGGTTTGTCCGGCATGCGCGAGCGGCTGGCCGAGTTCGGCGGCAGCCTGACGCTGGAAACCGCGCCCGGCGAAGGTTTTTCGCTCACCGTGCGGTTGCCCTTGGGCGAGCAACAAGAGCTGGCGCATGCGCCTTCGCGCGTGGAACCGCCTGCGTTGAGTGTGCCGTGA
- a CDS encoding GldG family protein: protein MPRLRLPEAFNLPLRMGRRASIHLALALLAVVTVSLIVSSGHWLRTRRIDLTADKLYTLSPGTLQIVDSLQRPLRLTLYFSEHATRDLPKLRSYEQRVHDMLQEIAARSHGRVQLQVIDPVPYSDDEASAEGAGLTPASGGSNGERVFFGLAGSAMPAGTDNDAAESASPERTLAIPFFDPAREAFLEYDIAKLLYELNQTSKPHIGVISSLPVQGDPALGLQPWVAIQQLSQLFDVKMLDPTGLKRIGSDIDVLLLIHPKHLPADALYAIDQYVLRGGHLVVFVDPDAELDDTPAATTAGAEPDHSSDLPRLFAAWGVRYDPHDVVLDRAHALTIELVGGNNVSHPAMLGLDAQQLNRSDAVTASLQRIDLSTAGHFDLAANASTRLIPLLQSSADAEVVPVQRVQQDSGNPSLLLQGYKPDDVRYVFAARLRGRFNSAFPERAKQPGHLAHSAPNDEVVLVADTDLLSDRLWVEPQSILGQAVMRPFADNGDFLGNLVDNLSGSSALLSIRSRSTSQRPFTRVEALRNVADQKFLQKEQELERELAETRQRLAELQPGKGGHADNGGTEQRQEIEQFRQRQLAINKELRDVQHQLNAEIDALGLRLKFIDIVLVPALLALLGLLYGWRRTRRNRRRR, encoded by the coding sequence ATGCCGCGTTTGCGATTGCCCGAAGCATTCAACCTGCCGCTGCGCATGGGCCGGCGCGCGAGCATCCATCTCGCGCTGGCGCTGCTCGCTGTAGTCACCGTTTCGCTGATCGTTTCCAGCGGGCACTGGTTGCGGACGCGGCGCATCGACCTTACCGCCGACAAGCTCTACACGCTCTCGCCCGGCACGCTGCAGATCGTCGACAGCCTGCAACGCCCGCTGCGGCTCACGCTGTACTTCTCCGAGCACGCAACGCGCGACCTGCCCAAGCTGCGCAGCTACGAGCAGCGTGTGCACGACATGCTGCAGGAGATCGCCGCGCGCTCGCACGGCCGCGTGCAGTTGCAGGTGATCGATCCGGTGCCGTATTCCGACGACGAGGCCAGCGCCGAAGGCGCCGGTCTCACGCCGGCCAGCGGTGGCAGCAACGGCGAGCGGGTGTTCTTCGGTCTTGCCGGCAGCGCGATGCCGGCGGGCACCGACAACGATGCGGCCGAGAGCGCATCACCCGAGCGCACGCTGGCGATCCCATTCTTCGACCCTGCGCGCGAAGCGTTTCTCGAATACGACATCGCCAAGCTGCTGTACGAGTTGAACCAGACCAGCAAACCCCATATCGGCGTGATCAGCTCACTGCCGGTGCAGGGCGATCCTGCGCTGGGTTTGCAGCCCTGGGTAGCGATACAGCAGCTGTCCCAGCTGTTCGACGTGAAAATGCTGGATCCGACGGGCCTGAAGCGCATCGGCTCCGACATCGACGTGCTGTTGTTGATCCACCCCAAGCATCTGCCGGCGGACGCGCTGTATGCCATCGACCAGTACGTGTTGCGCGGCGGCCACCTGGTGGTGTTCGTCGATCCCGATGCGGAGCTGGACGACACGCCGGCAGCCACGACGGCGGGAGCCGAGCCCGACCACAGCTCCGACCTGCCGCGGCTGTTTGCGGCCTGGGGCGTGCGCTACGACCCGCACGACGTGGTGCTGGATCGCGCGCATGCGCTGACCATCGAACTGGTGGGCGGCAACAACGTCAGCCATCCGGCCATGCTCGGGCTGGATGCGCAACAGCTCAACCGCAGCGACGCGGTCACCGCCAGCCTGCAACGCATCGACCTCTCCACCGCCGGGCATTTCGATCTCGCAGCGAACGCCAGCACGCGCCTGATCCCGCTGTTGCAGAGCAGTGCGGACGCCGAGGTGGTGCCGGTGCAGCGCGTGCAGCAGGACAGCGGCAACCCCTCGCTGCTGCTGCAGGGCTACAAGCCGGACGACGTCCGCTACGTGTTCGCCGCGCGCCTGCGCGGCCGCTTCAACAGCGCTTTCCCGGAGCGCGCGAAGCAGCCCGGCCATCTGGCGCATTCCGCGCCCAATGACGAGGTCGTCCTCGTGGCCGACACCGACCTGCTCAGCGACCGCCTGTGGGTGGAGCCGCAGTCCATTCTCGGTCAGGCCGTGATGCGGCCGTTCGCAGACAACGGCGATTTCCTCGGCAACCTGGTGGACAACCTCAGCGGCTCCTCGGCGCTGCTGTCGATCCGCAGCCGTTCCACCTCGCAGCGGCCGTTCACCCGCGTGGAGGCGTTGCGCAACGTGGCCGACCAGAAATTCCTGCAGAAGGAGCAGGAGCTGGAGCGCGAGTTGGCGGAAACGCGCCAGCGGCTGGCGGAGTTGCAGCCGGGCAAGGGCGGCCATGCGGACAACGGCGGCACCGAGCAGCGGCAGGAGATCGAGCAGTTCCGCCAGCGCCAGTTGGCGATCAACAAGGAACTGCGCGATGTGCAGCACCAGCTCAACGCCGAGATCGACGCGCTTGGCCTGCGCCTGAAATTCATCGACATCGTGCTGGTGCCGGCATTGCTGGCACTGCTGGGCCTGCTGTACGGGTGGCGACGCACGCGCCGCAACCGGCGGCGCCGATGA
- a CDS encoding copper chaperone PCu(A)C — protein sequence MKRHTLLLAGMFVAGLAHAAAPAQVTASHAWIRVLPGALPAGAYVVLRNDGDQPMALIGANTSDYGEAMLHESSSAGGVNRMRMIAALSIPAHGTQALAPGGYHLMLMDAKHPVRPGDTVRITLKFGDGATLPVDFLARPASALSDKD from the coding sequence ATGAAGCGCCATACCCTGCTGCTCGCTGGCATGTTCGTCGCCGGTCTCGCGCACGCCGCCGCTCCCGCACAGGTCACGGCCAGCCACGCGTGGATACGCGTGTTGCCCGGCGCCCTGCCCGCGGGCGCCTACGTCGTGCTGCGCAACGACGGCGACCAACCCATGGCGTTAATCGGCGCCAACACTTCCGACTACGGCGAGGCGATGCTGCACGAGAGCTCCAGCGCCGGCGGCGTCAACCGCATGCGCATGATCGCCGCGCTGAGCATTCCTGCCCACGGCACGCAGGCGCTGGCGCCCGGCGGCTATCACCTGATGCTGATGGACGCGAAACACCCGGTGCGGCCCGGCGATACGGTGCGCATCACGCTGAAGTTCGGCGACGGCGCCACGCTGCCGGTGGATTTCCTCGCGCGCCCCGCCAGCGCACTGAGCGACAAGGACTGA
- a CDS encoding cytochrome c oxidase assembly protein, translating to MSTLLKWLVPWEFSWVFLVSFLVACVLYWRGSHRIRVGLGRRVTFWIGMAIIWITLQTYLDFYAEHEFLVHRLQQLLLHHLAPLLICASYPGSVLRAGLPARWRLRWLSRVRRSWPWRIAGGVLLQPMVATVLFVFFVLIWLVPSIQTLAMLDWRVYRFMNWTMLLSGFAYWSLILDHRPHPPGRMGAGMRVLSPGITMTPQILAGAIVTFSRTDLYPIFEICGRAFSFNVLTGQMIGGVITWVPAALIESIGGLLALRQWLRLSRNGRLPRKTWQTPRRAALP from the coding sequence ATGTCGACGTTGCTGAAATGGCTGGTGCCGTGGGAGTTCTCGTGGGTGTTCCTCGTGAGCTTCCTGGTGGCGTGCGTGCTGTACTGGCGCGGCAGCCATCGCATCCGCGTGGGCCTGGGGCGGCGCGTGACGTTCTGGATCGGCATGGCCATCATCTGGATCACGCTGCAGACCTACCTGGATTTCTATGCCGAGCACGAGTTCCTGGTGCACCGCCTGCAGCAGTTGTTGCTGCACCATCTAGCGCCGCTGCTGATCTGCGCCTCGTACCCGGGCAGCGTGTTGCGCGCCGGCCTGCCTGCGCGATGGCGCCTGCGCTGGCTGAGCCGCGTGCGGCGTTCGTGGCCATGGCGCATCGCCGGCGGCGTGCTGCTGCAGCCGATGGTGGCGACGGTGCTGTTCGTGTTCTTCGTGCTGATCTGGCTGGTGCCGTCGATCCAGACGTTGGCGATGCTGGACTGGCGCGTCTACCGCTTCATGAACTGGACGATGCTGCTCTCGGGCTTCGCCTACTGGTCGCTGATCCTCGACCATCGTCCGCATCCGCCGGGGCGCATGGGCGCGGGGATGCGCGTGTTGTCGCCGGGCATCACCATGACGCCGCAGATCCTCGCCGGCGCCATCGTCACTTTCTCGCGCACCGACCTCTACCCGATCTTCGAGATCTGCGGGCGCGCGTTTTCCTTCAACGTGCTCACCGGACAGATGATCGGCGGTGTAATCACCTGGGTGCCGGCTGCGCTGATCGAATCCATCGGCGGGCTGCTGGCCTTGCGGCAGTGGCTGCGGCTGTCGCGCAACGGCCGCTTGCCGCGCAAGACGTGGCAGACGCCGCGCCGCGCCGCGCTCCCTTGA
- a CDS encoding DUF423 domain-containing protein produces MLRQIARSRAGLLAGIAGASAVLFGAFGAHALHTVLDADHRELWRTAVQYHFWHALALAVVAGAGRGRAGRCAAAAFAIGIVLFSGSLYALALGAPRWTGIVTPFGGVAFIVGWVALGLALRPRTD; encoded by the coding sequence ATGCTGCGACAAATTGCCCGATCCCGCGCCGGCCTGCTCGCCGGCATCGCCGGCGCCAGTGCGGTGCTGTTCGGCGCGTTCGGCGCGCATGCCCTGCACACCGTGCTGGATGCCGACCATCGCGAGCTGTGGCGCACCGCCGTGCAGTACCACTTCTGGCATGCGCTGGCGCTGGCTGTGGTTGCCGGGGCGGGGCGAGGGCGTGCCGGGCGTTGCGCGGCGGCCGCGTTCGCCATCGGCATCGTGCTGTTCAGCGGCAGCCTGTACGCGCTGGCATTGGGTGCGCCGCGCTGGACCGGCATCGTCACGCCGTTCGGCGGCGTGGCCTTTATCGTGGGCTGGGTGGCCCTGGGGCTCGCGCTGCGGCCGCGCACGGACTGA
- a CDS encoding SCO family protein: MKLPRVPRLASLLLPLMCGLLLAACQQHKPLPFKLTDIAGHMPDLQFQLTDDNGKTVTAGDYRGKIVLLYFGYTHCPDVCPLTLAHLHQVMEKLGKQADDVRILFVSVDPARDTPAVMHAYVNAFDKHAVGLTGSPGAIEALTKRYRAAFTREPSGKNGNYEVSHSSAIYVFDRDGHARVLSTPITAQADLVHDIKLLLDSGAHA, encoded by the coding sequence ATGAAGTTGCCGCGCGTTCCGCGTCTCGCCTCGCTCCTGCTGCCGCTGATGTGCGGCCTGCTGCTGGCGGCCTGCCAGCAGCACAAGCCCTTGCCGTTCAAGCTCACCGACATCGCCGGCCACATGCCGGATCTGCAGTTCCAGCTCACCGACGACAACGGCAAGACCGTGACCGCCGGCGACTACCGCGGCAAGATCGTGCTGCTCTACTTCGGCTACACGCATTGCCCCGACGTCTGCCCGCTCACGCTCGCCCACCTGCACCAGGTGATGGAGAAGCTCGGCAAACAGGCCGACGACGTGCGCATCCTGTTCGTCAGCGTCGATCCCGCGCGCGACACGCCCGCGGTGATGCACGCCTACGTCAACGCCTTCGACAAACACGCGGTGGGCCTCACCGGCAGCCCCGGCGCGATCGAGGCGTTGACCAAGCGCTACCGCGCCGCCTTCACCCGCGAGCCCTCGGGCAAGAACGGCAACTACGAGGTCAGCCACAGCTCGGCGATCTACGTGTTCGACCGCGACGGCCATGCGCGCGTGCTCTCCACGCCGATCACGGCGCAGGCCGACCTGGTGCACGACATCAAGCTGCTGCTGGATTCGGGAGCCCACGCATGA
- the minC gene encoding septum site-determining protein MinC, with product MNAAMETSDACDLRFGQVGIANVRVKRVDAAALCEELERRVRSAPQLFSRAAVVLDLSHLLNLPDDGTVDALLEAVRSAGMLPVGTAYGTSETEALAKRMGLPLIAKFRAAYEPAGGHEAPAAAAPVAAPAPASAHSEPAAAGATGTLHHDGTVRSGQQIYARDRDLVVTGTVANGAEAIADGDIHVYGGLRGRAMAGAQGNTDARIFVHDFRAELVAIAGHYRVFEQIPKDLEGQSVRCWLEGEKLLLAKL from the coding sequence ATGAATGCAGCCATGGAAACCTCCGACGCCTGCGACCTGCGTTTCGGCCAGGTCGGCATCGCCAACGTGCGCGTCAAGCGCGTGGATGCGGCCGCCCTGTGCGAGGAACTGGAACGCCGCGTGCGCAGCGCGCCGCAACTGTTCTCGCGCGCCGCGGTCGTGCTCGACCTCAGCCACCTGCTGAACCTGCCCGACGACGGCACCGTCGACGCCCTGCTGGAAGCCGTGCGCAGCGCCGGCATGCTGCCGGTGGGCACGGCCTACGGCACCAGCGAGACCGAGGCGCTGGCCAAACGCATGGGCCTGCCGCTGATCGCCAAGTTCCGTGCCGCCTACGAGCCGGCCGGCGGCCACGAGGCGCCGGCCGCCGCCGCGCCGGTCGCGGCGCCCGCCCCCGCAAGCGCCCACTCCGAACCCGCCGCTGCGGGCGCAACCGGCACGCTGCACCACGACGGCACCGTGCGCTCGGGCCAGCAGATCTATGCGCGCGACCGCGACCTCGTGGTCACCGGCACCGTCGCCAACGGCGCCGAGGCGATCGCCGACGGCGACATCCACGTCTACGGCGGCCTGCGCGGCCGCGCCATGGCCGGCGCGCAGGGCAACACCGACGCGCGCATCTTCGTGCACGACTTCCGCGCCGAGCTGGTGGCCATCGCCGGCCACTACCGCGTGTTCGAGCAAATACCCAAAGACCTCGAAGGCCAGTCCGTGCGATGCTGGCTCGAAGGGGAAAAACTGCTGCTGGCCAAACTCTGA
- a CDS encoding ABC transporter ATP-binding protein yields MIETERLTRRYGHLTAVDTLSIRAEPGQVLGLLGPNGAGKSTAMRMIAGFLAPSSGTARVCGHDVQREPLAARRALGYLPEGAPSYGEMTVREFLVFIARMRRLGADVGRRRLDEVVGWLQLESVLDIGIDTLSKGLRRRVGLAQAILHDPPVLMLDEPTDGLDPNQKHTVRQLIDAMARERTILISTHLLEEVHALCNRVVILAHGRLQADATPAELEARSRYHGAVSFSATGSGVSQEMLGRLPQVAAIEVDPLDGRITVFPKPGERILEPVEQLLRQQGLEVSEIQLERGRLDEVFRQITTAQEGAAP; encoded by the coding sequence ATGATCGAAACCGAACGACTCACCCGCCGCTACGGCCACCTCACCGCGGTCGACACGCTGAGCATCCGCGCCGAACCCGGGCAGGTGCTGGGCCTGCTCGGGCCCAATGGCGCGGGCAAGTCCACCGCGATGCGCATGATCGCCGGTTTCCTCGCCCCCAGCTCGGGCACCGCGCGAGTGTGCGGCCACGACGTGCAGCGCGAGCCGCTGGCCGCGCGCCGCGCCCTGGGCTACCTGCCCGAAGGCGCGCCCAGCTACGGCGAGATGACGGTGCGCGAGTTCCTGGTGTTCATCGCGCGCATGCGCCGGCTTGGCGCGGATGTTGGGCGTCGCCGCCTCGACGAGGTGGTGGGCTGGTTGCAACTGGAGAGCGTGCTGGACATTGGCATCGACACGCTTTCCAAGGGGCTGCGCCGGCGCGTGGGCCTGGCGCAGGCGATCCTGCACGATCCGCCGGTGCTGATGCTGGACGAACCCACCGACGGTCTCGATCCGAACCAGAAGCACACGGTGCGCCAGCTGATCGACGCGATGGCGCGCGAGCGCACCATCCTGATCTCCACGCACCTGCTGGAGGAAGTGCATGCGCTCTGCAACCGCGTGGTGATCCTCGCGCACGGCCGGTTGCAGGCCGACGCCACGCCGGCGGAGCTGGAAGCGCGTTCGCGCTACCACGGCGCGGTGTCGTTCAGCGCGACGGGCAGCGGTGTCTCGCAGGAGATGCTGGGGCGCCTGCCGCAGGTGGCGGCGATTGAGGTCGATCCGCTGGACGGCCGCATCACCGTGTTCCCCAAGCCGGGCGAGCGCATCCTCGAACCGGTGGAGCAATTGCTGCGCCAGCAGGGGCTGGAAGTTTCCGAGATCCAACTGGAACGCGGCCGACTCGACGAGGTGTTCCGCCAGATCACCACCGCGCAGGAGGGGGCGGCGCCATGA